From the Lolium rigidum isolate FL_2022 chromosome 2, APGP_CSIRO_Lrig_0.1, whole genome shotgun sequence genome, one window contains:
- the LOC124689389 gene encoding cytospin-A-like, translating into MAPEDDKDGPHSRPALPGGADEYVRDSIRASLGLPVPDRSLRLQLLASEDLRRRLQDQVFSLEEDLHAAARRIDLLKKESAMNAEGIRRCVEEKEAVAAARAQAAAQAAKLDKEVALYERDLERAMESCDDLARENDDLRARLKDAADLTALNNEVQALQRDREILKTNLNKAEEEVKLLFEENRTLDEANKRLLSLLNRSDRKHSASNSTKQKRKSSSLKDTSPVSLAIDFNSVDASRHPLSPLPLNSPECRVHKK; encoded by the exons ATGGCGCCGGAGGACGACAAGGACGGCCCCCACTCGAGGCCCGCGCTCCCGGGCGGCGCCGACGAGTACGTGCGCGACTCCATCAGGGCCTCGCTCGGCCTCCCCGTCCCGGACCGCTCCCTCCGCCTCCAGCTCCTCGCCTCCGaggacctccgccgccgcctccaggacCAGGTCTTCTCCCTCGAGGAggacctccacgccgccgcccgccgcatcGACCTCCTCAAG AAGGAGTCCGCCATGAACGCCGAGGGGATCCGCCGCTGCgtcgaggagaaggaggccgtggccgccgcgcgcgcgcaggCCGCCGCCCAGGCCGCCAAGCTCGACAAGGAGGTCGCCCTCTACGAGCGCGACCTCGAGCGCGCCATGGAGTCCTGCGACGACCTCGCCAGGGAGAACGACGACCTCCGGGCGCGCCTCAAGGACGCCGCCGAT cttactGCATTAAACAATGAAGTGCAAGCTCTGCAGAGGGACAGGGAAATACTGAAGACTAATTTAAACAaagcagaggaggag GTTAAGTTGCTATTCGAGGAGAACAGAACCCTTGATGAAGCAAACAAAAGGCTTCTTAGTTTACTGAATCGATCTGACAGAAAGCACTCTGCCAGTAATTCGACCAAG CAGAAGCGCAAATCATCAAGTCTGAAGGACACCAGCCCAGTCAGCCTGGCTATTGATTTCAACAGCGTGGATGCATCAAGGCATCCGTTGTCACCCTTGCCGCTAAACTCTCCAGAATGCAGGGTGCACAAAAAGTGA
- the LOC124691465 gene encoding protein ALWAYS EARLY 2-like isoform X2 produces MSSSTRKVRNVNKRYAKINEDWNEKDAAVVHKSKVRKKKLSDLGSQWSKDELEHFYGAYRKYGKDWKKVAAAVRDRTSDMVEALYNMNRAYLSLAEGTATAAGLIAMMTDHYNILDGSNSDRESNDSLKTSRKPQKRGRAKLQSVSKTSDTRYPDLLQSQPTSSSYGCLSLLKKKRSEGNRSRAVGKRTPRVPVASMYHRDDKIANRQAKPDATNGGDEGAHVAALALAEVCQRGGSPQVSQTPGRSSDRMFLSPIKSADRKNADSEMGSSKMHGFQVEADYPEGSLGSREAETGDHPKYDSYFMNNEGCASGKSKQKLKRPQRRRKKAAHKTDDQFEDDREACSGTEEGYSARKAKYESEVDALGSKASWPSNKSSKRSRQLFFGDESSALDALHTLADISVNILQPSSNAESESSAHIKDESKDNESDEKPSVPAAVPLLEKKDNSRKTKKIKRQSELVNIEMVTRKKARLTKDPHHDGSAISEVKQQDCKCGVKTEKKKRKYSTGKISKDEKNALKDIEKTEVSAEEGNVVSNKGRHTHVSPVSKQNKSKAQESSPAHDDFGKEAMDNMDRTQNAITQQSDSPSKARSRRKLGILKALTPEYKPSKGADDPCDNVTYSVNNVLDLKDKLSHCLSSRFLRRWCMSEWFYSAIDYPWFAKSEFVEYLNHVKLGHVPRLTRVEWGVIRSSLGKPRRLSKQFLHEEREKLSQYRESVRQHYAELQSGVQEGLPTDLARPLAVGQRVIACHPKTRELHDGSVLTVDRDRCWVQFDRSELGVEFVMDIDCMPLHPLENFPESLRRQNIVNKYYRSFPEVKFEDRSREYGGSGAARFVPNGDTFDSVVHAKNTGNEATVAAQQAMYSQPCTLSQLQEREADIRALADLSRALDKKEALLVELRHMNEEVSGKQKDGETIRDLEHFRKQYAMVLVQLRDSNDHVASALLSLRQRNTFHGHPIPKCVENSGAFNRKPDASNLFGYITQESGSQVMEIIETSRCRAKAMVDVAIQAMCKVSDGENAFAKIGEALDNLNIRGTGFGSSILGMRRIPPDSGQANLACQDTSTSGRFDPATTNVPGPRLPSGRDSETQFPSELISSCVATILMIQNCTEKQCHPAEVAHILDSAVSRLQPRSSQNVPIFREIEMCMGIIKNQMLALIPTPSG; encoded by the exons ATGTCCTCGTCAACCAGAAAAGTGAGAAATGTAAACAAGCGCTATGCCAAAATCAATGAAGATTGGAACGAGAAGGATGCCGCAGTtgtacataaaagtaaagtgcgA AAGAAAAAGTTATCTGACCTTGGTTCTCAGTGGAGCAAAGATGAGCTGGAGCACTTCTATGGAGCTTATAGAAAATATGGAAAAGATTGGAAGAAG GTGGCTGCTGCCGTCCGTGATAGAACATCTGATATGGTGGAGGCTCTTTACAACATGAATAGG GCATATTTATCTCTTGCAGAGGGAACTGCTACTGCTGCAGGGTTGATAGCGATGATGACCGATCACTATAATATTCTG GATGGAAGTAACAGTGATCGCGAGAGTAACGATTCACTGAAAACTTCTAGGAAGCCACAGAAGCGTGGGCGTGCAAAGCTTCAATCTGTGTCGAAGACATCTGATACACGCTACCCTGATCTATTGCAATCTCAGCCCACTTCATCGAGCTATGGATGCctttctttgttgaagaagaaacGTTCAGAAG GGAACAGGTCACGTGCTGTTGGAAAAAGGACCCCGCGAGTGCCTGTTGCAAGCATGTACCACCGTGATGACAAGATAGCAAATAGACAAGCAAAACCAGATGCTACTAATGGTGGTGATGAAGGTGCTCATGTAGCAGCTCTAGCTCTAGCAGAGGTCTGTCAAAGAGGAGGCTCACCTCAGGTTTCTCAAACACCTGGAAGATCGAGTGATCGTATGTTCCTGTCTCCTATTAAAAGTGCTGACAGAAAA AATGCGGATTCAGAGATGGGAAGCTCAAAGATGCATGGATTTCAAGTAGAAGCTGATTATCCAGAAGGTAGCTTAGGAAGCAGGGAAGCAGAGACTGGTGACCATCCCAAATATGATTCTTATTTTATGAATAATGAAGGCTGTGCATCTGGCAAGTCTAAGCAAAAATTAAAGAGGCCTCAGAGGAGAAGAAAGAAAGCTGCACACAAAACAGACGATCAATTCGAGGATGACAGAGAGGCTTGCAGTGGCACTGAAGAAGGGTACAGCGCCAGAAAAGCTAAATATGAATCAGAGGTGGACGCATTAGGAAGTAAAGCTTCATGGCCATCTAATAAATCAAGCAAAAGAAGTCGCCAGCTATTTTTTGGTG ATGAAAGCTCAGCTCTCGATGCATTGCATACATTAGCTGATATATCTGTGAATATTCTACAACCTTCTTCCAATGCTGAATCTG AATCATCAGCACACATTAAGGATGAAAGCAAAGACAATGAATCTGATGAGAAGCCTAGTGTTCCTGCAGCAGTACCACTTCTTGAGAAAAAGGACAACTCCAGAAAAACGAAGAAGATTAAAAGGCAGTCAGAACTTGTAAACATTGAGATGGTTACTAGGAAAAAAGCTAGACTTACTAAAGATCCACATCATGATGGAAGTGCTATTTCTGAAGTAAAGCAGCAAGATTGTAAATGTGGTGTTAAAacggagaaaaagaaaagaaagtatTCCACAGGAAAG ATCTCCAAAGATGAAAAGAATGCACTAAAAGATATTGAGAAGACTGAG GTTTCTGCTGAAGAAGGGAATGTAGTTTCTAATAAGGGTAGGCATACTCATGTTAGTCcagtttcaaaacaaaacaagtcCAAAGCACAGGAAAGTTCTCCAGcacatgatgattttggaaaagAAGCCATGGATAATATGGACAGAACACAAAATGCAATAACTCAGCAATCTGACTCGCCGTCGAAGGCTAGAAGTCGGCGCAAATTAGGCATTTTAAAAGCACTTACTCCAGAGTATAAGCCTTCTAAGGGTGCTGATGATCCCTGCGATAATGTTACCTACTCAGTGAATAACGTTCTCgatcttaag GACAAGCTCTCTCACTGCTTATCGTCACGTTTTCTCCGGAGATGGTGCATGTCCGAATGGTTCTATAGTGCAATTGATTACCCATGGTTTGCGAAGAGTGAATTTGTCGAGTACCTGAATCATGTTAAGCTGGGTCATGTGCCAAGGCTGACTCGTGTTGAGTGGGGTGTTATACGGAG TTCTCTTGGAAAGCCACGACGATTGTCGAAGCAGTTTTTACATGAGGAGAGAGAGAAGCTTTCTCAGTATCGTGAGTCAGTCAGACAACACTATGCTGAACTCCAGTCTGGTGTTCAAGAAGGTCTACCGACTGATCTTGCTCGACCTTTAGCAGTTGGACAGCGTGTCATAGCCTGTCATCCCAAAACCAGGGAACTTCATGATGGCAGTGTTTTGACTGTTGACCGTGACCGTTGCTGGGTTCAATTTGATCGGTCGGAGCTGGGTGTTGAGTTTGTGATG GATATTGATTGTATGCCACTACACCCACTCGAAAATTTCCCCGAATCTCTGCGACGGCAAAATATCGTGAATAAATACTACCGCAGTTTCCCAGAAGTAAAATTTGAGGATCGATCTAGAGAGTATGGTGGTAGCGGCGCAGCAAGATTCGTACCAAAT GGAGACACATTTGATTCAGTTGTACACGCAAAAAATACTGGAAATGAGGCTACAGTTGCTGCACAACAGGCAATGTATAGCCAGCCATGTACACTGTCACAGCTACAGGAACGAGAAGCAGATATAAGGGCTCTTGCTGACCTATCACGCGCCCTTGATAAAAAG GAAGCTTTGCTGGTAGAATTGAGGCACATGAATGAAGAGGTGTCTGGAAAGCAGAAGGATggggaaactattagagatttggAGCACTTCAGGAAGCAATATGCCATGGTGCTTGTACAGCTAAGAGATTCGAATGATCAT GTTGCTTCGGCCTTGCTTTCTCTGCGGCAACGTAACACATTTCATGGGCATCCTATTCCTAAATGCGTGGAAAACAGTGGTGCTTTTAATAGAAAACCAGACGCATCTAACCTTTTTGGTTATATTACCCAGGAGTCTGGATCCCAAGTCATGGAAATTATTGAGACTTCGAGGTGCAGAGCTAAGGCGATGGTTGATGTTGCTATTCAG GCAATGTGCAAAGTAAGTGACGGGGAGAATGCTTTTGCGAAAATAGGGGAAGCACTAGACAATCTGAATATCCGTGGCACCGGCTTTGGTTCTAGCATACTAGGCATGCGGCGGATACCTCCCGATTCGGGACAGGCAAATTTAGCCTGTCAAGATACCAGCACTTCTGGCCGCTTTGACCCTGCGACAACTAACGTTCCTGGTCCAAGATTGCCCAGCGGCCGTGATTCTGAAACCCAGTTCCCTTCAGAGTTGATTTCATCCTGTGTAGCTACCATCCTTATGATACAG AACTGCACGGAGAAGCAGTGTCATCCTGCCGAAGTGGCGCACATTCTCGATTCGGCGGTCTCGCGCCTACAACCGCGCAGCTCGCAGAATGTCCCGATCTTCAGGGAGATCGAGATGTGCATGGGTATCATCAAGAACCAAATGCTGGCGCTGATACCCACTCCTAGTGGCTAG
- the LOC124691465 gene encoding protein ALWAYS EARLY 2-like isoform X1 — translation MSSSTRKVRNVNKRYAKINEDWNEKDAAVVHKSKVRKKKLSDLGSQWSKDELEHFYGAYRKYGKDWKKVAAAVRDRTSDMVEALYNMNRAYLSLAEGTATAAGLIAMMTDHYNILDGSNSDRESNDSLKTSRKPQKRGRAKLQSVSKTSDTRYPDLLQSQPTSSSYGCLSLLKKKRSEDLFLGNRSRAVGKRTPRVPVASMYHRDDKIANRQAKPDATNGGDEGAHVAALALAEVCQRGGSPQVSQTPGRSSDRMFLSPIKSADRKNADSEMGSSKMHGFQVEADYPEGSLGSREAETGDHPKYDSYFMNNEGCASGKSKQKLKRPQRRRKKAAHKTDDQFEDDREACSGTEEGYSARKAKYESEVDALGSKASWPSNKSSKRSRQLFFGDESSALDALHTLADISVNILQPSSNAESESSAHIKDESKDNESDEKPSVPAAVPLLEKKDNSRKTKKIKRQSELVNIEMVTRKKARLTKDPHHDGSAISEVKQQDCKCGVKTEKKKRKYSTGKISKDEKNALKDIEKTEVSAEEGNVVSNKGRHTHVSPVSKQNKSKAQESSPAHDDFGKEAMDNMDRTQNAITQQSDSPSKARSRRKLGILKALTPEYKPSKGADDPCDNVTYSVNNVLDLKDKLSHCLSSRFLRRWCMSEWFYSAIDYPWFAKSEFVEYLNHVKLGHVPRLTRVEWGVIRSSLGKPRRLSKQFLHEEREKLSQYRESVRQHYAELQSGVQEGLPTDLARPLAVGQRVIACHPKTRELHDGSVLTVDRDRCWVQFDRSELGVEFVMDIDCMPLHPLENFPESLRRQNIVNKYYRSFPEVKFEDRSREYGGSGAARFVPNGDTFDSVVHAKNTGNEATVAAQQAMYSQPCTLSQLQEREADIRALADLSRALDKKEALLVELRHMNEEVSGKQKDGETIRDLEHFRKQYAMVLVQLRDSNDHVASALLSLRQRNTFHGHPIPKCVENSGAFNRKPDASNLFGYITQESGSQVMEIIETSRCRAKAMVDVAIQAMCKVSDGENAFAKIGEALDNLNIRGTGFGSSILGMRRIPPDSGQANLACQDTSTSGRFDPATTNVPGPRLPSGRDSETQFPSELISSCVATILMIQNCTEKQCHPAEVAHILDSAVSRLQPRSSQNVPIFREIEMCMGIIKNQMLALIPTPSG, via the exons ATGTCCTCGTCAACCAGAAAAGTGAGAAATGTAAACAAGCGCTATGCCAAAATCAATGAAGATTGGAACGAGAAGGATGCCGCAGTtgtacataaaagtaaagtgcgA AAGAAAAAGTTATCTGACCTTGGTTCTCAGTGGAGCAAAGATGAGCTGGAGCACTTCTATGGAGCTTATAGAAAATATGGAAAAGATTGGAAGAAG GTGGCTGCTGCCGTCCGTGATAGAACATCTGATATGGTGGAGGCTCTTTACAACATGAATAGG GCATATTTATCTCTTGCAGAGGGAACTGCTACTGCTGCAGGGTTGATAGCGATGATGACCGATCACTATAATATTCTG GATGGAAGTAACAGTGATCGCGAGAGTAACGATTCACTGAAAACTTCTAGGAAGCCACAGAAGCGTGGGCGTGCAAAGCTTCAATCTGTGTCGAAGACATCTGATACACGCTACCCTGATCTATTGCAATCTCAGCCCACTTCATCGAGCTATGGATGCctttctttgttgaagaagaaacGTTCAGAAG ACTTGTTTTTAGGGAACAGGTCACGTGCTGTTGGAAAAAGGACCCCGCGAGTGCCTGTTGCAAGCATGTACCACCGTGATGACAAGATAGCAAATAGACAAGCAAAACCAGATGCTACTAATGGTGGTGATGAAGGTGCTCATGTAGCAGCTCTAGCTCTAGCAGAGGTCTGTCAAAGAGGAGGCTCACCTCAGGTTTCTCAAACACCTGGAAGATCGAGTGATCGTATGTTCCTGTCTCCTATTAAAAGTGCTGACAGAAAA AATGCGGATTCAGAGATGGGAAGCTCAAAGATGCATGGATTTCAAGTAGAAGCTGATTATCCAGAAGGTAGCTTAGGAAGCAGGGAAGCAGAGACTGGTGACCATCCCAAATATGATTCTTATTTTATGAATAATGAAGGCTGTGCATCTGGCAAGTCTAAGCAAAAATTAAAGAGGCCTCAGAGGAGAAGAAAGAAAGCTGCACACAAAACAGACGATCAATTCGAGGATGACAGAGAGGCTTGCAGTGGCACTGAAGAAGGGTACAGCGCCAGAAAAGCTAAATATGAATCAGAGGTGGACGCATTAGGAAGTAAAGCTTCATGGCCATCTAATAAATCAAGCAAAAGAAGTCGCCAGCTATTTTTTGGTG ATGAAAGCTCAGCTCTCGATGCATTGCATACATTAGCTGATATATCTGTGAATATTCTACAACCTTCTTCCAATGCTGAATCTG AATCATCAGCACACATTAAGGATGAAAGCAAAGACAATGAATCTGATGAGAAGCCTAGTGTTCCTGCAGCAGTACCACTTCTTGAGAAAAAGGACAACTCCAGAAAAACGAAGAAGATTAAAAGGCAGTCAGAACTTGTAAACATTGAGATGGTTACTAGGAAAAAAGCTAGACTTACTAAAGATCCACATCATGATGGAAGTGCTATTTCTGAAGTAAAGCAGCAAGATTGTAAATGTGGTGTTAAAacggagaaaaagaaaagaaagtatTCCACAGGAAAG ATCTCCAAAGATGAAAAGAATGCACTAAAAGATATTGAGAAGACTGAG GTTTCTGCTGAAGAAGGGAATGTAGTTTCTAATAAGGGTAGGCATACTCATGTTAGTCcagtttcaaaacaaaacaagtcCAAAGCACAGGAAAGTTCTCCAGcacatgatgattttggaaaagAAGCCATGGATAATATGGACAGAACACAAAATGCAATAACTCAGCAATCTGACTCGCCGTCGAAGGCTAGAAGTCGGCGCAAATTAGGCATTTTAAAAGCACTTACTCCAGAGTATAAGCCTTCTAAGGGTGCTGATGATCCCTGCGATAATGTTACCTACTCAGTGAATAACGTTCTCgatcttaag GACAAGCTCTCTCACTGCTTATCGTCACGTTTTCTCCGGAGATGGTGCATGTCCGAATGGTTCTATAGTGCAATTGATTACCCATGGTTTGCGAAGAGTGAATTTGTCGAGTACCTGAATCATGTTAAGCTGGGTCATGTGCCAAGGCTGACTCGTGTTGAGTGGGGTGTTATACGGAG TTCTCTTGGAAAGCCACGACGATTGTCGAAGCAGTTTTTACATGAGGAGAGAGAGAAGCTTTCTCAGTATCGTGAGTCAGTCAGACAACACTATGCTGAACTCCAGTCTGGTGTTCAAGAAGGTCTACCGACTGATCTTGCTCGACCTTTAGCAGTTGGACAGCGTGTCATAGCCTGTCATCCCAAAACCAGGGAACTTCATGATGGCAGTGTTTTGACTGTTGACCGTGACCGTTGCTGGGTTCAATTTGATCGGTCGGAGCTGGGTGTTGAGTTTGTGATG GATATTGATTGTATGCCACTACACCCACTCGAAAATTTCCCCGAATCTCTGCGACGGCAAAATATCGTGAATAAATACTACCGCAGTTTCCCAGAAGTAAAATTTGAGGATCGATCTAGAGAGTATGGTGGTAGCGGCGCAGCAAGATTCGTACCAAAT GGAGACACATTTGATTCAGTTGTACACGCAAAAAATACTGGAAATGAGGCTACAGTTGCTGCACAACAGGCAATGTATAGCCAGCCATGTACACTGTCACAGCTACAGGAACGAGAAGCAGATATAAGGGCTCTTGCTGACCTATCACGCGCCCTTGATAAAAAG GAAGCTTTGCTGGTAGAATTGAGGCACATGAATGAAGAGGTGTCTGGAAAGCAGAAGGATggggaaactattagagatttggAGCACTTCAGGAAGCAATATGCCATGGTGCTTGTACAGCTAAGAGATTCGAATGATCAT GTTGCTTCGGCCTTGCTTTCTCTGCGGCAACGTAACACATTTCATGGGCATCCTATTCCTAAATGCGTGGAAAACAGTGGTGCTTTTAATAGAAAACCAGACGCATCTAACCTTTTTGGTTATATTACCCAGGAGTCTGGATCCCAAGTCATGGAAATTATTGAGACTTCGAGGTGCAGAGCTAAGGCGATGGTTGATGTTGCTATTCAG GCAATGTGCAAAGTAAGTGACGGGGAGAATGCTTTTGCGAAAATAGGGGAAGCACTAGACAATCTGAATATCCGTGGCACCGGCTTTGGTTCTAGCATACTAGGCATGCGGCGGATACCTCCCGATTCGGGACAGGCAAATTTAGCCTGTCAAGATACCAGCACTTCTGGCCGCTTTGACCCTGCGACAACTAACGTTCCTGGTCCAAGATTGCCCAGCGGCCGTGATTCTGAAACCCAGTTCCCTTCAGAGTTGATTTCATCCTGTGTAGCTACCATCCTTATGATACAG AACTGCACGGAGAAGCAGTGTCATCCTGCCGAAGTGGCGCACATTCTCGATTCGGCGGTCTCGCGCCTACAACCGCGCAGCTCGCAGAATGTCCCGATCTTCAGGGAGATCGAGATGTGCATGGGTATCATCAAGAACCAAATGCTGGCGCTGATACCCACTCCTAGTGGCTAG